A portion of the Gossypium arboreum isolate Shixiya-1 chromosome 8, ASM2569848v2, whole genome shotgun sequence genome contains these proteins:
- the LOC108468877 gene encoding uncharacterized protein LOC108468877 isoform X3, with product MSEAGQHKVGGGGGDQGNGTGFGDTTYTKIFVGGLAWETKTDTLKRYFEQFGEILEAVVINDKTTGRSKGYGFDVDSAMRACYNPFPVIDGRRANCNLASLGAQKNRLSSASHSVAGIEKFSPSAPALPPRVMEPSVAATPAFYRQFIPQYAFPYSAYGYPGYTQNMSPMNYYNVFGGQAFSSHYSSSGASGSAGVYMGYFPFYPQHGHGHGHGHGHGQSNQSQHPKITHYPHLAQQYRPFGTLTLAASASAAPATSPGTTTSAQNSSA from the exons ATGTCTGAAGCAGGGCAACATAAGGTGGGTGGGGGTGGGGGTGATCAGGGCAATGGCACAGGGTTTGGTGACACCACTTACACCAAGATCTTTGTCGGAGGTTTGGCTTGGGAGACCAAAACTGATACCCTCAAACGTTATTTCGAGCAGTTCGGAGAAATACTAGAAGCTGTTGTCATTAATGACAAAACTACTGGAAGATCAAAAGGTTACGGCTTT GATGTTGATTCGGCTATGAGGGCTTGCTATAATCCATTTCCTGTGATTGATGGAAGAAGAGCAAACTGTAATCTTGCATCGCTTGGTGCTCAAAAGAATCGTCTATCTTCTGCTTCTCACTCTG TTGCAGGGATTGAGAAATTTAGCCCATCCGCACCAGCACTACCACCTCGAGTCATGGAACCATCCGTTGCTGCTACTCCGGcattttaccgtcaattcattccGCAATACGCATTTCCTTATTCGGCTTACGG GTATCCTGGCTACACGCAAAATATGTCTCCAATG AACTATTATAATGTATTTGGAGGGCAAGCGTTCTCATCCCATTACAGTAGCAGTGGGGCGTCAGGATCCGCTGGAGTCTACATGGGTTACTTCCCATTCTATCCCCAGCATGGGCATGGGCATGGGCATGGGCATGGGCATGGGCAGAGCAACCAAAGTCAACACCCCAAAATAACTCACTATCCACATTTGGCTCAGCAATACCGACCATTTGGGACCTTAACCCTTGCTGCCTCAGCCTCTGCCGCACCTGCCACATCGCCAGGGACTACCACCTCTGCGCAAAATTCATCAGCCTAA
- the LOC108468877 gene encoding uncharacterized protein LOC108468877 isoform X1, with protein sequence MSEAGQHKVGGGGGDQGNGTGFGDTTYTKIFVGGLAWETKTDTLKRYFEQFGEILEAVVINDKTTGRSKGYGFVTFKDVDSAMRACYNPFPVIDGRRANCNLASLGAQKNRLSSASHSVAGIEKFSPSAPALPPRVMEPSVAATPAFYRQFIPQYAFPYSAYGYPGYTQNMSPMNYYNVFGGQAFSSHYSSSGASGSAGVYMGYFPFYPQHGHGHGHGHGHGQSNQSQHPKITHYPHLAQQYRPFGTLTLAASASAAPATSPGTTTSAQNSSA encoded by the exons ATGTCTGAAGCAGGGCAACATAAGGTGGGTGGGGGTGGGGGTGATCAGGGCAATGGCACAGGGTTTGGTGACACCACTTACACCAAGATCTTTGTCGGAGGTTTGGCTTGGGAGACCAAAACTGATACCCTCAAACGTTATTTCGAGCAGTTCGGAGAAATACTAGAAGCTGTTGTCATTAATGACAAAACTACTGGAAGATCAAAAGGTTACGGCTTT GTGACGTTTAAGGATGTTGATTCGGCTATGAGGGCTTGCTATAATCCATTTCCTGTGATTGATGGAAGAAGAGCAAACTGTAATCTTGCATCGCTTGGTGCTCAAAAGAATCGTCTATCTTCTGCTTCTCACTCTG TTGCAGGGATTGAGAAATTTAGCCCATCCGCACCAGCACTACCACCTCGAGTCATGGAACCATCCGTTGCTGCTACTCCGGcattttaccgtcaattcattccGCAATACGCATTTCCTTATTCGGCTTACGG GTATCCTGGCTACACGCAAAATATGTCTCCAATG AACTATTATAATGTATTTGGAGGGCAAGCGTTCTCATCCCATTACAGTAGCAGTGGGGCGTCAGGATCCGCTGGAGTCTACATGGGTTACTTCCCATTCTATCCCCAGCATGGGCATGGGCATGGGCATGGGCATGGGCATGGGCAGAGCAACCAAAGTCAACACCCCAAAATAACTCACTATCCACATTTGGCTCAGCAATACCGACCATTTGGGACCTTAACCCTTGCTGCCTCAGCCTCTGCCGCACCTGCCACATCGCCAGGGACTACCACCTCTGCGCAAAATTCATCAGCCTAA
- the LOC108468877 gene encoding uncharacterized protein LOC108468877 isoform X2 codes for MSEAGQHKVGGGGGDQGNGTGFGDTTYTKIFVGGLAWETKTDTLKRYFEQFGEILEAVVINDKTTGRSKGYGFVTFKDVDSAMRACYNPFPVIDGRRANCNLASLGAQKNRLSSASHSGIEKFSPSAPALPPRVMEPSVAATPAFYRQFIPQYAFPYSAYGYPGYTQNMSPMNYYNVFGGQAFSSHYSSSGASGSAGVYMGYFPFYPQHGHGHGHGHGHGQSNQSQHPKITHYPHLAQQYRPFGTLTLAASASAAPATSPGTTTSAQNSSA; via the exons ATGTCTGAAGCAGGGCAACATAAGGTGGGTGGGGGTGGGGGTGATCAGGGCAATGGCACAGGGTTTGGTGACACCACTTACACCAAGATCTTTGTCGGAGGTTTGGCTTGGGAGACCAAAACTGATACCCTCAAACGTTATTTCGAGCAGTTCGGAGAAATACTAGAAGCTGTTGTCATTAATGACAAAACTACTGGAAGATCAAAAGGTTACGGCTTT GTGACGTTTAAGGATGTTGATTCGGCTATGAGGGCTTGCTATAATCCATTTCCTGTGATTGATGGAAGAAGAGCAAACTGTAATCTTGCATCGCTTGGTGCTCAAAAGAATCGTCTATCTTCTGCTTCTCACTCTG GGATTGAGAAATTTAGCCCATCCGCACCAGCACTACCACCTCGAGTCATGGAACCATCCGTTGCTGCTACTCCGGcattttaccgtcaattcattccGCAATACGCATTTCCTTATTCGGCTTACGG GTATCCTGGCTACACGCAAAATATGTCTCCAATG AACTATTATAATGTATTTGGAGGGCAAGCGTTCTCATCCCATTACAGTAGCAGTGGGGCGTCAGGATCCGCTGGAGTCTACATGGGTTACTTCCCATTCTATCCCCAGCATGGGCATGGGCATGGGCATGGGCATGGGCATGGGCAGAGCAACCAAAGTCAACACCCCAAAATAACTCACTATCCACATTTGGCTCAGCAATACCGACCATTTGGGACCTTAACCCTTGCTGCCTCAGCCTCTGCCGCACCTGCCACATCGCCAGGGACTACCACCTCTGCGCAAAATTCATCAGCCTAA